From one bacterium genomic stretch:
- a CDS encoding discoidin domain-containing protein: protein MNSERGRRMPRGRGRWTRILASILTGGLAAIAPAAASILVVAPHPDDDVASCSGIVARAAARGESVRVVFLTNGDYLGVDSGLQRENEAVDAMVGYLGQTEDNLLFLGYPDAGLRELYDSATSSSDLFTGVNGRTTTYAARGLGRTDYHTYAHGSPAPYNRPAIVADLAEIIGGYLPDHIFVTSVWDSHGDHSTAYLLLRDALNVVSAAHPAYNPTIHSTLVHPPGGATWPAAPDPTTFFTVPPGLDQTNLVWSERESLDVPPAMQSTLFADNPKYLAIDTHASQDGMRGFLGQFLHKDEFFWAEAAQGTAVPPRPDAGADQSAAEGALVRLDGSASFVDAGRTPAYSWRQVSGPAVALDDPTSATPTFVAPTGLSADATLGFELTVADGLFTSIPDGTIVRVAATAPPATRTNIAGTATVTASSEATAEGQGAAKAVDGVVDGYPGDSSREWSTVEEKAGAWIQLSWASARTIDRIVLYDRPNSDDQILAGTLLFSDGTTQAVGPLDNAGAATAYDFPARTVTWVRLTVTQVSARTGNVGLAEFEVWEPLGTPANHAPVAAAGAPQAVAEGATVALDGTASYDPDGGALAYAWTQTSGPSVALSDPTSATPSFTAPTGLSADATLVFSLVVNDGQLSSPASTTTVTVRSSAPPPTRTNVAAQATVTASSESTWSQQTAAKAVDGVVGGYPGDYTREWATNGQGVGAWIQLTWAAAQTLDRIVLYDRPNANDQILAGTLLFSDGTTIAVGPLDNAGAATAYDFAARAVTWVRLTVTQVSSRTGNVGLAEMEAWAEPGSTTNHAPIASAGASQTVAEGAAVALDGSASYDPDGNAVAYAWTQTSGPSVTLSGATTARPTFTAPSGLSADATLVFALVVNDGQLSSPASTTTVTVHYAAPPATRANIASQATVTASSESTWSQQTAAKAVDGVVAGYPGDYTREWATNGQGVGAWIQLTWTTARTIDRIVLYDRPNANDQILAGTLLFSDGTTLVVGPLDNAGAATTYDFPARSATSVRLTVTQVSANTGNVGLAEMEVWENTGTAVNRAPVANAGAAQTVAEGANVILDGTESYDPDGDVVSYAWTQTSGPTVTLSSATSATPAFTAPSGLTADATLVFSLVVNDGKVNGAAASTTVTVRASAPPAARTNVAPQATATASSESTWSQQTAAKAIDGSATGYPTDYRREWATNGQGVGAWIRLTWSAAQTINRVVLYDRPNSSDQMLAGTLRFSDGTTVAVGPLANNGTATTFDFAARSATWVELTVTAVSSTTENVGLAEFEAYTPGN from the coding sequence ATGAACAGCGAACGAGGGCGCCGCATGCCACGGGGGCGCGGCCGCTGGACGCGCATTCTCGCGTCGATCTTGACGGGCGGCCTCGCCGCGATCGCTCCCGCGGCCGCGTCGATCCTCGTCGTCGCGCCGCATCCGGACGACGACGTCGCCTCCTGTTCCGGAATCGTCGCGCGGGCCGCGGCGCGCGGCGAATCGGTCCGCGTCGTCTTCCTCACCAACGGCGACTATCTGGGCGTGGATTCCGGGCTTCAGCGCGAGAACGAAGCCGTGGACGCGATGGTCGGCTATCTCGGCCAGACGGAAGACAACCTGCTCTTCCTCGGCTATCCCGACGCCGGCCTGCGCGAACTCTACGACTCCGCGACCTCTTCGAGCGACCTCTTCACCGGCGTCAACGGGCGCACGACGACCTACGCGGCGCGCGGGCTCGGGCGGACCGACTACCACACCTACGCGCACGGCTCGCCCGCGCCGTACAACCGGCCGGCGATCGTCGCCGATCTCGCCGAGATCATCGGCGGCTACTTGCCGGACCACATCTTCGTCACCTCGGTCTGGGACTCCCACGGCGACCACTCCACCGCCTATCTCCTGCTGCGGGACGCGCTGAACGTCGTCTCCGCCGCGCACCCCGCCTACAACCCGACGATCCACTCGACGCTGGTCCATCCGCCCGGCGGCGCGACGTGGCCCGCGGCGCCGGATCCGACGACGTTCTTCACGGTTCCTCCGGGGCTCGACCAGACGAACCTCGTCTGGTCGGAGCGAGAGAGCTTGGACGTTCCGCCGGCGATGCAGTCGACGCTGTTCGCCGACAACCCGAAGTACCTCGCCATCGACACCCACGCCTCCCAGGACGGGATGCGGGGCTTCCTCGGCCAGTTCCTGCACAAGGACGAGTTCTTCTGGGCCGAAGCGGCGCAGGGGACGGCCGTCCCGCCGCGGCCTGACGCCGGCGCCGACCAGTCGGCGGCGGAAGGCGCGCTCGTGCGGCTCGACGGCTCGGCGAGCTTCGTCGACGCCGGCCGCACGCCGGCCTACTCGTGGCGGCAGGTCTCCGGGCCGGCGGTCGCGCTCGACGATCCGACGTCCGCGACGCCGACGTTCGTGGCGCCCACCGGGCTCTCCGCCGACGCGACGCTCGGCTTCGAGCTGACCGTCGCGGACGGCCTCTTCACGTCGATCCCGGACGGGACGATCGTGCGGGTCGCGGCGACGGCGCCGCCGGCGACGCGGACGAACATCGCCGGGACGGCGACGGTCACCGCGTCCAGCGAAGCGACGGCCGAAGGGCAAGGCGCCGCGAAGGCGGTCGACGGCGTCGTGGACGGATATCCCGGCGATTCTTCGCGGGAGTGGTCCACCGTGGAGGAGAAGGCCGGCGCCTGGATCCAGCTCTCTTGGGCCTCGGCGCGGACGATCGACCGGATCGTCCTCTACGATCGCCCGAACTCGGACGACCAGATCCTCGCCGGGACGCTTCTCTTCAGCGACGGGACGACGCAGGCCGTCGGCCCGCTGGACAACGCGGGGGCGGCGACGGCGTACGACTTCCCGGCGCGCACCGTGACGTGGGTGCGGTTGACGGTCACGCAGGTCAGCGCGCGGACCGGCAACGTCGGGCTCGCGGAATTCGAAGTCTGGGAGCCGCTGGGGACGCCCGCCAACCACGCGCCGGTCGCGGCGGCCGGGGCGCCGCAGGCCGTGGCCGAAGGAGCGACGGTCGCGCTCGACGGCACGGCGAGCTACGACCCCGACGGCGGCGCCTTGGCCTACGCTTGGACGCAGACGTCCGGCCCCTCCGTCGCGCTGTCCGATCCGACGTCCGCGACGCCTTCGTTCACGGCGCCGACCGGTCTGTCCGCCGACGCGACGCTGGTCTTCTCGCTGGTCGTGAACGACGGCCAACTGAGCAGTCCGGCCTCCACGACGACGGTGACGGTCCGCTCCTCGGCGCCTCCGCCGACGCGGACCAACGTCGCCGCGCAGGCGACGGTCACGGCCTCCTCCGAATCCACATGGTCACAGCAGACGGCGGCCAAGGCGGTGGACGGCGTCGTGGGCGGCTACCCCGGCGACTACACGCGGGAGTGGGCGACGAACGGCCAAGGGGTCGGCGCCTGGATCCAGCTCACGTGGGCCGCCGCGCAGACGCTCGACCGCATCGTCCTCTACGACCGCCCGAACGCCAACGACCAGATTCTCGCCGGCACGCTGCTCTTCAGCGACGGCACGACGATCGCGGTCGGCCCGCTGGACAACGCGGGGGCGGCGACGGCGTACGACTTCGCCGCGCGCGCCGTGACGTGGGTGCGGCTGACGGTGACGCAGGTGAGTTCGCGCACCGGAAACGTCGGCCTCGCGGAAATGGAGGCGTGGGCCGAGCCGGGCTCGACGACGAACCACGCGCCGATCGCGTCGGCGGGGGCGTCGCAGACCGTCGCCGAAGGGGCGGCGGTCGCGCTCGACGGAAGCGCGAGCTACGACCCCGACGGAAACGCCGTCGCCTACGCCTGGACGCAGACTTCCGGGCCGTCGGTGACGCTGTCCGGCGCGACCACCGCGAGGCCGACCTTCACCGCGCCGAGCGGCCTGTCGGCCGACGCGACGCTGGTCTTCGCGCTGGTCGTCAACGACGGCCAACTGAGCAGCCCGGCTTCCACGACGACGGTGACGGTGCACTACGCGGCGCCGCCGGCGACGCGGGCGAACATCGCGTCGCAGGCGACGGTCACCGCCTCCTCCGAATCCACGTGGTCCCAGCAAACGGCGGCCAAGGCGGTGGACGGCGTCGTCGCCGGCTACCCCGGCGACTACACGCGGGAGTGGGCGACGAACGGCCAAGGGGTCGGCGCCTGGATCCAGCTGACCTGGACGACGGCGCGGACGATCGACCGGATCGTGCTCTACGACCGCCCGAACGCCAACGACCAGATTCTCGCCGGCACGCTGCTGTTCAGCGACGGCACGACGCTCGTCGTCGGTCCGCTGGACAACGCGGGCGCCGCGACGACGTACGACTTCCCCGCGCGGTCGGCGACGTCGGTGCGCCTGACCGTCACGCAGGTCTCCGCGAACACCGGCAACGTCGGCCTCGCGGAAATGGAGGTCTGGGAGAACACGGGCACGGCGGTGAACCGCGCGCCGGTGGCGAACGCCGGCGCGGCGCAGACGGTCGCCGAGGGCGCCAACGTCATCCTAGACGGGACGGAGAGCTACGACCCGGACGGCGACGTCGTCTCCTACGCGTGGACGCAGACCTCCGGCCCGACGGTGACGCTGTCGAGCGCGACGTCGGCGACGCCGGCGTTCACGGCGCCGAGCGGCCTGACCGCCGACGCGACGCTTGTCTTCTCGCTCGTCGTCAACGACGGCAAGGTGAACGGCGCCGCCGCCTCGACCACCGTCACGGTCCGCGCGTCGGCGCCGCCGGCGGCGCGGACCAACGTCGCGCCGCAGGCGACGGCGACCGCCTCCTCGGAGTCCACGTGGTCGCAGCAGACGGCGGCGAAGGCGATCGACGGTTCGGCGACGGGCTATCCGACCGACTACCGAAGGGAGTGGGCGACGAACGGCCAAGGCGTCGGCGCGTGGATCCGCCTCACTTGGAGCGCGGCGCAGACGATCAACCGCGTCGTGCTCTACGACCGCCCGAACTCGAGCGACCAGATGCTCGCCGGCACGCTGCGGTTCAGCGACGGCACGACGGTCGCGGTCGGTCCGCTCGCCAACAACGGAACGGCCACGACCTTCGACTTCGCGGCGCGGTCGGCGACGTGGGTCGAATTGACGGTCACGGCCGTCAGTTCCACGACGGAGAACGTCGGCCTTGCCGAATTCGAGGCCTACACCCCGGGCAACTGA
- a CDS encoding acyltransferase, with product MKWFVARLGLAALGRLPLGGRRLRALRRRMELAKLYREDLALWRVEKARDLGVKVGKGCRFFSLNFQSEPYLIEIGDDVIISGEVILVTHDGAVFLLRKEIPNINGHYGRIKIGDNCFVGMGAIILPNVELGDNCIVAAGAVVFDSFPAGSVIMGNPARVVFNIDTYRKLKEHSPYTIVDERYPFPMGYPPEMLIERLGKLPIRRPRKGEA from the coding sequence ATGAAGTGGTTCGTCGCGCGGCTCGGCCTCGCCGCGCTCGGGCGTCTTCCGCTCGGCGGCCGGCGGCTGCGCGCGCTGCGCCGCCGGATGGAGCTGGCCAAGCTCTACCGCGAGGACCTGGCGCTGTGGCGGGTCGAGAAGGCCCGGGACCTCGGCGTGAAGGTCGGCAAAGGGTGCCGGTTCTTCTCGCTCAACTTCCAGTCGGAGCCTTACCTCATCGAGATCGGCGACGACGTCATCATCTCGGGCGAAGTGATTCTCGTCACCCACGACGGGGCCGTCTTCCTGCTGCGGAAGGAGATCCCGAACATCAACGGCCACTACGGCCGGATCAAGATCGGCGACAACTGCTTCGTCGGGATGGGCGCGATCATCCTCCCCAACGTCGAGCTCGGCGACAACTGCATCGTCGCCGCCGGCGCGGTGGTGTTCGACAGCTTCCCGGCGGGCTCGGTGATCATGGGGAATCCCGCGCGGGTCGTCTTCAACATCGACACCTACCGCAAGCTCAAGGAACACAGCCCCTACACGATCGTCGACGAGCGCTACCCGTTCCCGATGGGCTATCCGCCGGAGATGTTGATCGAGCGCCTCGGCAAGTTGCCGATCCGCCGGCCGAGGAAGGGCGAGGCCTGA